In the Purpureocillium takamizusanense chromosome 5, complete sequence genome, one interval contains:
- a CDS encoding uncharacterized protein (EggNog:ENOG503P755), whose product MTSVEVHPSQSKGASLLRRRRSSLPPEYQDATDGEYVELRGYAPSATTSVDSLPAYDSIAGDDTPSSSAAAAATPTTVPGAAGLGAVTAAFQIETQGLPLIALPFPTRPVPIPVYSVLPGTGGAVGPLAYESLRSTRGSGNCVLVRAGDEPSDERILCSTTYRFGPNRPPRIELLGDVACDEVYEVRNRGCSTRAQDVRTHLGTFQWRYASRAERKAAGGVNSLLVLDLVTVVALAGGNKIEERRRRVAQLVRNEELRTEGSRGSTAGNGGRLIMDLRGWSDIKGAAHQMEVFVIASCITMLKKEVDRRRMHQMIVIMGAAS is encoded by the coding sequence ATGACGAGCGTAGAGGTCCACCCTTCCCAGAGCAAGGGGGCgtcgctcctccgccgccggcgctcctCGCTCCCGCCCGAGTATCAGGacgccaccgacggcgaGTACGTTGAGCTGCGCGGCTACGCACCCTCGGCGACCACGTCGGTTGATTCCCTCCCCGCGTACGACtccatcgccggcgacgacacaccgtcgtcgtccgccgccgcagcagcaacaccaacaacggtccccggcgccgcgggcctcggcgccgttaCCGCCGCCTTCCAGATCGAGACGCAGGGCCTGCCGCTCATCGCGCTGCCCTTCCCGACCAGGCCGGTGCCCATCCCCGTGTACAGCGTGCTGCcggggacgggcggcgccgtcggcccgcTGGCGTACGAGTCGCTGCGGTCGACGCGCGGGTCGGGCAACTGCGTGCTGgtgcgcgcgggcgacgagcccaGCGACGAGCGCATCCTGTGCAGCACCACGTACCGCTTCGGGCCCAACCGCCCCCCGCgcatcgagctgctcggcgacgtggccTGCGACGAGGTCTACGAGGTGCGCAACCGCGGCTGCAGCACGCGCGCCCAGGACGTCCGCACCCACCTCGGCACCTTCCAGTGGCGTTACGCGAGCcgcgccgagcgcaaggccgccggcggagtCAACAGCCTGCTCGTCTTGGACCTCGTCACTGTCGTGGCGCTCGCTGGCGGTAACAAgatcgaggagcgccgccgccgcgtcgcgcagctggtgcgcaacgaggagctgcgcacTGAGGGCTCGCGCGGGAGCACCGCCGGAAACGGTGGCCGCCTGATCATGGACCTCCGCGGCTGGTCCGACATcaagggcgccgcccaccagaTGGAGGTTTTTGTCATTGCGAGCTGCATCACCATGCTTAAGAAGGAGGTCGACCGTCGGAGGATGCACCAGATGATTGTCATCATGGGTGCTGCCTCATGA
- a CDS encoding uncharacterized protein (COG:S~EggNog:ENOG503P26W) produces MDMHQFSPGLLSYPEPPEFDYSSFLQGEDIPFHDPSHGGHSGGHLSESSGKLTPPSSGSDNRSTASGATDMVARRQPAQKQRLERRGHTKSRRGCYNCKRRRIKCQETRPACGHCVKTGLKCEYPSMPQITHQPHNQIPLFSLQDMRFFQHFLTQCYPHHPLRQEEIWTHEIPCIAHNHEFLMHAILGFAASSLTPTDSSLVTAAMNHRIKAIKAIKKRLSEASKSDTTYEEANALVATCFALTFQSVSLDDGLAEYMTFIRGILIVGMQMMFKGIKPLFTTLFNDKQNELMAPLMQDMPLIERGWVDGAVEAISNLRPLCVDPIEVEYYEQLIGIAEKLYTNSFDAYKANSREYAWWMMLPHGSFQELINFNRQTIVLLHTHWIALAQIMAFITEREHDLREKMPLKQEDEADPGFVRWLKYLNARVDYEHQLYNQWPMWVDEQLDRDMSFFGKRV; encoded by the exons atggacATGCATCAGTTTTCGCCGGGTCTCTTGTCGTACCCAGAACCACCCGAATTTGACTATTCGTCATTCCTCCAGGGCGAGGATATTCCCTTTCACGATCCGTCGCACGGCGGCCACTCCGGCGGGCACTTGTCCGAGTCGTCGGGCAAGTTaacgccgcccagctccgGCTCCGACAATAGAAGCACGGCGAGCGGTGCCACGGATATGGTCGCACGCCGGCAACCGGCGCAGAAGCAGAGGCTGGAGAGGCGGGGCCACACCaagagccgccgcggctgctaCAACTGCAAGAGGCGGCGCATCAAG TGTCAAGAGACTCGTCCGGCCTGTGGACACTGCGTCAAGACGGGCCTCAAGTGCGAATACCCCTCCATGCCCCAGATCACACATCAG CCTCACAATCAGATCCCACTCTTCAGCCTGCAGGACATGCGTTTCTTCCAACACTTCCTCACTCAGTGCTACCCACATCACCCGCTTAGGCAGGAGGAGATCTGGACGCACGAGATCCCCTGTATAGCCCACAAT CACGAGTTCCTGATGCATGCAATTCTGGGCTTtgcggcctcgtcgctcaCGCCCACAGACAGCAGCCTAGTGACGGCAGCAATGAACCACCGAATCAAAGCCATCAAAGCCATCAAAAAGCGACTCAGCGAAGCGTCGAAGAGCGACACGACATACGAGGAGGCCAATGCGCTGGTCGCGACGTGCTTCGCCCTGACGTTCCAGTCGGTGAGCCtggacgacgggctggccgAGTACATGACGTTCATCCGCGGCATTCTAATCGTGGGTATGCAAATGATGTTCAAGGGCATTAAACCATTGTTCACGACGCTGTTCAACGACAAACAAAACGAGTTGATGGCGCCACTGATGCAGGACATGCCGTTGATCGAGAGAGGCTGGGTGGACGGTGCGGTAGAAGCTATTTCGAACCTGCGGCCGCTTTGTGTCGATCCCATCGAGGTGGAATACTATGAGCAGTTGATTGGGATTGCGGAGAAGCTTTATACAAACTCTTTTGATG CGTACAAGGCCAACTCGAGAGAATACGCTTGGTGGATGATGCTGCCGCACGGTTCGTTCCAGGAGCTCATCAATTTCAACCGGCAGACGATTGTGCTACTACACACGCACTGGATTGCGCTGGCGCAGATTATGGCGTTTATCACAGAGCGGGAGCACGACCTGCGGGAGAAGATGCCCCTGAAGCAGGAGGACGAAGCGGATCCGGGATTCGTGAGATGGCTCAAGTACCTCAACGCGCGCGTCGACTACGAGCACCAGCTATACAACCAGTGGCCGATGTGGGTAGACGAGCAGTTGGATCGGGACATGTCATTTTTTGGAAAGCGGGTATGA